A region of Gemmatimonas sp. DNA encodes the following proteins:
- a CDS encoding integrase core domain-containing protein has protein sequence MARYKSLDTNPQFLSVDLARQLLPGTFEHALNHLLDHEVDLAHFDARFKNDATGAPAPASPQENGAHERMHRVLKAKVTKPAAANAKLQQRVPNTFVQTYNEVRPHEALNDETPASRWRPSARPLPTRIIPPTYPGHFEIRRVSTAGTFRLHNGQQFLTQALNGETIGLEEVQDGVWNVIYYETLLGRFDERTRTITGAPSLKKDC, from the coding sequence ATGGCCCGCTACAAGTCCCTCGATACCAACCCGCAGTTTCTGAGCGTCGACCTCGCGCGCCAGTTGCTGCCCGGCACGTTCGAGCACGCGCTGAACCACCTGCTCGACCACGAAGTGGATCTGGCGCACTTCGACGCGCGCTTCAAGAACGACGCCACCGGCGCGCCGGCGCCGGCGAGTCCGCAGGAAAACGGCGCGCATGAGCGCATGCATCGGGTCCTCAAAGCGAAAGTCACCAAGCCCGCCGCGGCCAACGCGAAACTGCAGCAACGGGTGCCCAACACGTTCGTACAGACCTACAACGAGGTGCGGCCCCACGAGGCGCTCAATGACGAGACCCCCGCCTCGCGCTGGCGCCCCTCCGCGAGACCGCTGCCAACGCGCATCATCCCACCAACCTATCCGGGCCATTTCGAAATCCGACGCGTGAGCACGGCCGGCACGTTTCGCTTACACAACGGCCAGCAGTTCTTAACCCAAGCACTCAACGGCGAGACCATCGGACTCGAGGAGGTGCAGGACGGCGTCTGGAACGTGATCTACTACGAGACGTTGCTCGGTCGATTTGACGAGCGCACCCGCACCATCACCGGCGCACCGTCTCTCAAGAAAGACTGTTAA
- a CDS encoding BrnT family toxin has protein sequence MTDFSAFAARLAGFDWDGGNAEKNWARHAVSRNEAEDVFFYEPVLLAEDAKHSTREPRYLVLGRTAADRRLAVIFTVRRDLVRVISARPMSRKERTLYAKIPHEAP, from the coding sequence GTGACCGACTTTTCCGCTTTCGCGGCCCGACTGGCCGGCTTCGACTGGGACGGCGGGAATGCGGAGAAGAACTGGGCTCGGCATGCGGTCTCGCGGAACGAAGCCGAGGACGTCTTTTTTTATGAGCCGGTGCTGCTGGCCGAGGATGCCAAGCACTCTACCCGAGAGCCGCGCTACCTCGTGCTGGGCCGTACGGCGGCGGATCGGCGACTCGCGGTGATCTTCACCGTGCGTCGCGATCTGGTCCGCGTGATTTCGGCCCGGCCGATGAGTCGCAAGGAGCGAACCCTATATGCCAAAATCCCGCACGAAGCCCCGTAA
- a CDS encoding transposase, with amino-acid sequence MTATHALRATNALITADAGYHSKTNLEALAAMRVPALIADNEMRGRDERFATQDRHTVLPHPLHNKSAPVSPSSPCFTPNDFVYDADARTCTCPAGKSLYRKGRANMTKDYVGEHVRGAKRDGVPCTLRATCLRSPDATAVRNVAFFRGRVEPDTRHPRDTHTMRMKARIDSDTGREQYGRRFATVKPVFANLRHNKLLDRFTLHGRTKVDGQWKLFCLVHNIEKLACAGYAA; translated from the coding sequence GTGACGGCGACGCACGCGCTCCGCGCGACCAACGCGCTGATCACGGCCGATGCGGGCTATCACAGCAAGACGAATCTGGAGGCGCTCGCGGCGATGCGCGTCCCCGCGCTGATCGCCGACAACGAGATGCGCGGTCGAGATGAGCGCTTCGCGACGCAAGACCGGCACACCGTGCTACCGCATCCGCTGCACAACAAATCGGCGCCAGTGTCACCATCGTCGCCCTGCTTTACGCCGAATGACTTCGTGTACGACGCGGACGCACGCACCTGCACGTGTCCCGCGGGCAAGTCGCTGTACCGGAAGGGGCGTGCAAATATGACGAAGGACTACGTCGGCGAGCATGTTCGCGGCGCGAAGCGGGACGGCGTACCCTGCACCCTACGCGCCACGTGTCTGCGCTCGCCGGACGCCACCGCGGTCCGCAACGTGGCGTTCTTCCGCGGCCGCGTCGAGCCCGACACGCGGCACCCGCGCGACACGCACACCATGCGCATGAAGGCGCGCATCGATTCCGACACCGGTCGTGAGCAGTACGGGCGGCGATTCGCGACGGTGAAGCCGGTGTTTGCGAATCTGCGCCATAACAAACTATTGGATCGCTTCACACTGCACGGGCGCACGAAAGTCGATGGGCAATGGAAGCTGTTTTGCTTGGTGCACAACATTGAAAAACTCGCTTGCGCGGGATACGCGGCGTAA
- a CDS encoding type II toxin-antitoxin system HicB family antitoxin, translated as MAVELTAVYQAVPEGYIAFVEELRGANTQGATLDEARANLREAVVLVMEANRAMAEEDLAGAAVIREPLRLSA; from the coding sequence ATGGCCGTAGAGCTGACTGCTGTCTATCAGGCGGTACCTGAAGGGTACATTGCCTTCGTAGAGGAACTGCGGGGTGCCAATACGCAAGGTGCCACACTCGACGAAGCGCGAGCCAACTTACGCGAGGCCGTGGTGCTCGTGATGGAGGCTAATCGCGCCATGGCGGAAGAAGACCTTGCGGGCGCCGCCGTGATTCGCGAACCCCTCCGCCTCAGCGCGTGA
- a CDS encoding BrnA antitoxin family protein, translating into MPKSRTKPRKSIPAFRSEDEERAFWATADTSEYFEYPQATRVTFPNLKPSTATISLRLPQGLLDELKVLANQRDVPYQSLLKVYLAERIAAERRASA; encoded by the coding sequence ATGCCAAAATCCCGCACGAAGCCCCGTAAGTCGATTCCGGCGTTCCGCTCCGAAGACGAAGAGCGCGCGTTCTGGGCCACGGCGGATACGTCTGAGTATTTCGAGTATCCGCAGGCGACCCGCGTCACGTTTCCGAATCTGAAGCCGTCTACCGCGACGATCTCGCTGCGCCTCCCGCAAGGGCTCCTCGACGAGCTCAAGGTCTTGGCGAATCAGCGCGATGTTCCGTATCAGTCGCTCCTCAAGGTCTACTTGGCGGAGCGCATTGCCGCCGAACGGCGCGCGAGCGCATAA
- a CDS encoding type II toxin-antitoxin system HicA family toxin, with product MKRVELVRHVEAHGCVLLREGGNHSGFVNRPARRTSVIPRHREVNDYLARKICRDLEIPEP from the coding sequence GTGAAGCGCGTCGAGCTCGTGCGCCATGTCGAGGCGCACGGCTGTGTCCTCCTCCGGGAGGGCGGCAATCACTCAGGCTTCGTTAATCGCCCCGCGCGTCGGACGTCCGTTATCCCGCGCCATCGTGAGGTGAATGATTATCTCGCGCGAAAAATCTGCCGCGATCTCGAAATTCCGGAGCCATGA
- a CDS encoding transposase: MPRSGPRKLYKYTDEFKQTAVRLSQQPGMQVKTVAAALEIHPFMLSKWRKDVRDGMVGGRAVKAPPPGPAREIAQLQALEQRYAELQQEHELLKKPFGSVPLNGRNVRLH, translated from the coding sequence GTGCCACGATCGGGACCGCGCAAGCTGTACAAGTACACGGACGAGTTTAAGCAGACGGCCGTTCGTCTCAGTCAACAGCCGGGCATGCAGGTCAAGACGGTAGCCGCCGCGCTAGAGATTCATCCCTTCATGCTGTCGAAGTGGCGGAAGGACGTACGCGACGGGATGGTTGGCGGGCGCGCGGTCAAGGCGCCGCCACCTGGCCCGGCGCGTGAGATCGCGCAGCTGCAGGCGCTCGAGCAGCGGTATGCCGAGCTGCAGCAGGAGCACGAACTCTTAAAAAAGCCATTCGGTTCTGTTCCGCTCAACGGGCGAAACGTTCGCCTTCATTGA
- a CDS encoding IS3 family transposase — protein sequence MTWRCHRFDVTPSGFYAWRARGVSDHAKQDRRLTTELVRLFTRHHERYGSPRLHRALVDAGWPVSRRRVARLMAAAGLRAKAVRGYRAKAAVHQRYARHPNLLWKTTVTATNQVWVGDITYFKVAGCWWYLAIVMDQYSRRVLAWSLTRRRTSAVTCAVLGAAVRRRPAVGVIFHSDRGTEYMGAAFCDAVVAHGMRQSASVRGPGDNAHAESFWHSLKAELTRGVTFLTDHALRTALRQYIRYYNRTRLHSSLNYTSPIAFERCAA from the coding sequence GTGACGTGGCGGTGTCACCGCTTCGACGTCACGCCAAGTGGCTTTTATGCCTGGCGCGCCCGCGGAGTAAGTGACCATGCGAAACAGGACCGACGCTTGACCACCGAGCTTGTCCGCTTGTTCACGCGCCATCACGAGCGGTACGGCAGTCCACGGCTACACCGCGCACTGGTAGACGCTGGCTGGCCGGTCAGTCGCCGTCGGGTCGCGCGACTCATGGCGGCCGCCGGCCTGCGGGCCAAAGCCGTGCGCGGGTATCGCGCGAAGGCCGCCGTGCATCAGCGGTATGCCCGCCATCCGAACTTGCTCTGGAAGACCACCGTAACCGCGACCAATCAGGTGTGGGTCGGCGACATCACGTACTTCAAGGTGGCGGGCTGCTGGTGGTACCTCGCGATCGTGATGGATCAGTATTCCCGCCGCGTCTTGGCGTGGTCGTTGACGCGGCGCCGTACGTCAGCCGTCACGTGCGCGGTGCTCGGCGCGGCCGTGCGCCGACGACCTGCGGTGGGGGTGATCTTTCACAGCGATCGCGGCACGGAATACATGGGGGCGGCCTTCTGTGACGCCGTCGTGGCCCACGGCATGCGCCAGAGCGCCAGTGTTCGAGGGCCTGGCGACAACGCGCACGCGGAGTCGTTCTGGCACTCGCTCAAGGCCGAACTGACGCGTGGTGTCACCTTTCTCACCGATCACGCGCTTCGCACCGCGCTCCGTCAGTACATCCGCTACTACAACCGCACGCGACTGCACTCCAGCTTGAACTACACTTCTCCTATCGCCTTCGAGCGTTGCGCAGCATAA